The following are encoded together in the Triticum dicoccoides isolate Atlit2015 ecotype Zavitan chromosome 6B, WEW_v2.0, whole genome shotgun sequence genome:
- the LOC119326106 gene encoding putative disease resistance protein RGA3, with amino-acid sequence METAIGAAGWLLGKVLTKLSEDLVAAYVSSNELGLNFPDIKLKLLYTQGLLHASEGRDMSNNPGLYGLLGELSKKADEAEDMLDELHYFMIQDLLDGTKEAAPELGDGVRGPALHVRHAARHTIGNWISCFSCSRTQDGDSSVAVVTSNPQNATRSGSGNDGGPVHKLSFDRVDMSNRIKSVIEELNSMCGPISVLLQIPNHSSTATSTPIKLKRPPTSSVAAQDKLYGRGVIFEKTISALTGTTYLAKTLSVLPFVGPGGMGKTTFTQHLYNDKRVEEQFTVRVWVCVSTDFDVINLTRQILGCIPAIEKEEHKCIVETANLDQLQKSIAERLKSKRFLIVFDDIWKCNSESDWNNLLAPFKQGEIKGNMVLVTTRFPSLVQMVKTTDPVELHGLEGDDFFKLFEACIFVHNKPRHYEDELIDVAKDIAKKLKGSPLAANTVGRLLRKNISREYWIEVLEKDEWQNAKNNDDILPSLKISYDYLPFLLKKCFSYCALFPEDYKFYNLQITSFWTAIGILDSSCQYDKNYLEELVDNGFLMKGVDSSGEQYYVMHDLLHELSRNVSSQECVNIRCSSFSADNIPQSVRHLSIAIEDICGESFEEEMGKLKDRIDIGNLRTFMIFGSPNATIANIFKDVFEEIKGLRILFIQINTIESLPKNFSNLIHLQYLEISSPRPLEEMTLPSTLSRFYHLKFLDLNLWFGFEILPKDFSRLINLRHFFSSKELHSNIPEVGKMKCLHELKEFIVKKGGVVGFEISQLGDLGELGGELCICNLETVASKGEASAAKLKNKRNLKKLTLVWAAEHKIDDDVLEGLEPHPDLRVLSITNAGVATCPIWLCDDLSTKMLESLHLEGISWVTHPTFEQLPHLTKLTLKSISGMRVLRLGFSTVTGRSFTHLKTLELTDMPELVEWVGEPNSHLFSRLESMTLVGCRSLCSFPFLEYSDLFTNLFSLYIEGCPKLSQFPPMPHTSTLSNMQLINHSSSLRLRRKVFYIDQYDGALAFHNLDEVEEMRINGGSHISFSNLKNMYSLRTIFFKGCDGMFSAELDDSVVLHSVQNLYITGLCITGELFSNALKRFPALSKLILSDCKSLEFLPVEDGGLSLLRMLQSFTRYACGKMFSWWPMGEVGGGAHAIKTFPAYLKELNIYSDSSLQSMGLLSNLTSLTSLSLDRCHELTMDGFNPLITVNLKKLVIISRHEEQVNMSIVPDLLSEIARSKLMHAGSFQLEELEVDSISAVLTAPICNHLAASLHTLQFSYDQRATTFTEEQEQALQLLTSLQNLEFAYCENLQSLPQGSRGLSSLKILRIVSCKKIRCLPPKEGLPASLETLQVWHCGRELKLKGSDPWFSVEVAGTNNTFDGRFLTIPTLQQYQMKKEE; translated from the coding sequence ATGGAGACGGCCATCGGTGCGGCCGGTTGGCTGCTGGGCAAGGTGCTTACGAAACTGTCCGAGGACCTTGTGGCCGCGTACGTGTCCAGCAACGAGCTGGGCCTCAACTTCCCCGACATCAAACTGAAGCTCCTCTACacacaagggctgctgcacgcatcCGAGGGGAGGGACATGAGCAACAACCCTGGCCTCTATGGGTTGCTGGGGGAGCTGAGCAAGAAGGCCGATGAGGCCGAGGACATGCTCGATGAGCTCCACTACTTCATGATCCAGGACCTGCTCGACGGCACCAAGGAGGCAGCCCCGGAACTGGGCGATGGCGTCCGGGGCCCTGCCCTCCATGTCCGTCATGCTGCTCGCCACACCATCGGTAACTGGATTTCATGCTTTTCTTGCTCCCGTACTCAAGATGGTGATTCTTCTGTTGCTGTTGTCACTAGCAACCCACAAAATGCAACAAGGTCTGGTAGTGGCAATGATGGTGGGCCTGTTCATAAGTTGTCTTTTGACAGAGTGGATATGTCCAATAGAATCAAGTCGGTAATAGAGGAATTGAACTCCATGTGTGGACCTATCTCTGTCTTGCTCCAAATTCCAAACCACAGTAGCACTGCAACAAGCACACCTATCAAACTCAAAAGGCCTCCCACGAGTTCAGTAGCTGCACAAGATAAACTGTATGGGAGGGGAGTCATTTTTGAGAAAACTATAAGTGCACTCACTGGTACCACATATCTTGCTAAAACCCTTTCTGTTCTGCCTTTTGTTGGCCCGGGGGGTATGGGAAAGACAACCTTCACCCAACACTTGTATAATGATAAAAGGGTTGAGGAGCAGTTCACTGTCAGGGTCTGGGTATGTGTCTCAACTGATTTTGATGTGATAAACCTCACACGGCAGATCCTTGGATGCATACCTGCAATTGAAAAGGAAGAACACAAATGCATAGTTGAAACAGCCAATTTAGACCAGCTTCAGAAATCCATTGCTGAGAGACTGAAGTCCAAAAGGTTTTTAATTGTCTTTGATGACATTTGGAAATGCAATAGTGAAAGTGATTGGAATAACCTATTAGCTCCATTTAAACAGGGGGAGATTAAGGGAAACATGGTTCTTGTCACGACTAGGTTTCCATCATTAGTACAAATGGTGAAAACAACTGATCCAGTAGAACTGCATGGTTTGGAAGGTGATGACTTTTTCAAATTATTTGAAGCATGCATATTTGTTCATAACAAACCTCGGCATTATGAAGATGAGTTAATTGATGTTGCAAAGGATATTGCAAAGAAACTAAAGGGTTCGCCCCTAGCCGCCAATACAGTTGGTCGTTTATTGAGGAAAAACATTTCCCGGGAATATTGGATTGAAGTTCTTGAAAAGGATGAGTGGCAGAATGCAaaaaataatgatgatattttacCATCTCTGAAAATTAGCTACGATTACCTTCCTTTccttctaaaaaaatgtttttcatATTGTGCCCTCTTCCCGGAAGATTACAAGTTTTATAATTTACAAATTACTAGCTTTTGGACTGCGATAGGTATATTGGACTCTAGTTGCCAATATGATAAGAATTACTTAGAAGAACTAGTAGACAATGGTTTTCTCATGAAGGGAGTTGATAGTTCTGGTGAGCAATACTATGTGATGCATGATTTATTGCATGAATTATCACGGAATGTTTCATCACAAGAATGTGTCAATATAAGGTGTTCAAGTTTTAGTGCGGACAACATCCCACAATCTGTTAGGCACTTATCAATCGCTATAGAAGATATATGCGGTGAAAGTTTTGAAGAAGAAATGGGTAAACTGAAGGATAGAATAGACATTGGCAATTTGCGGACTTTTATGATTTTTGGGTCACCTAATGCAACAATAGCTAATATTTTTAAAGATGTATTTGAAGAAATCAAAGGTCTTCGAATTCTTTTTATACAAATTAACACTATAGAATCTTTGCCCAAGAACTTCTCAAATCTTATCCACCTCCAATACCTTGAAATTAGTTCGCCCCGGCCATTAGAAGAAATGACTTTACCAAGCACATTATCTAGATTTTACCACTTGAAATTTCTGGACCTCAATCTCTGGTTTGGTTTTGAAATTTTGCCCAAAGACTTTAGTCGCCTTATAAATTTACGCCATTTTTTCTCTTCTAAAGAACTCCATTCCAATATTCCTGAGGTTGGAAAGATGAAGTGTTTACATGAGCTAAAAGAGTTCATTGTTAAGAAAGGGGGTGTCGTTGGATTTGAAATAAGTCAGCTGGGGGATTTGGGAGAGCTCGGAGGAGAACTATGCATATGTAATCTTGAAACTGTGGCGTCCAAAGGAGAAGCGAGTGCGGCCAAACTGAAAAATAAAAGAAATCTGAAAAAGCTGACATTAGTTTGGGCTGCAGAGCACAAGATTGATGATGATGTTCTTGAAGGTCTTGAACCACATCCTGATCTTAGGGTGCTTAGCATTACGAATGCTGGAGTTGCCACTTGTCCTATATGGTTGTGTGATGACTTAAGCACAAAAATGTTGGAGTCTCTCCATCTAGAAGGTATATCTTGGGTCACTCATCCAACTTTTGAGCAGCTACCACACCTCACCAAGCTCACATTGAAGAGTATTTCTGGAATGCGTGTGTTGAGGCTTGGCTTTAGTACTGTTACAGGAAGAAGCTTCACGCACCTGAAGACACTTGAATTGACGGACATGCCAGAACTTGTGGAGTGGGTTGGGGAGCCTAATAGCCATCTGTTTTCAAGGCTTGAAAGTATGACACTTGTAGGTTGTCGCTCTCTCTGCTCGTTTCCCTTCTTGGAGTACTCTGACCTATTTACCAACTTGTTCAGTCTTTATATTGAAGGCTGCCCCAAGCTGTCTCAGTTTCCACCCATGCCTCATACCTCCACACTATCAAATATGCAACTGATCAATCATAGCTCATCACTACGATTGCGCAGGAAGGTCTTCTATATTGATCAGTATGATGGTGCTTTGGCCTTCCACAATTTGGATGAAGTGGAGGAGATGAGAATTAATGGTGGGTCACACATTTCGTTTTCAAACCTCAAAAATATGTACTCCCTCAGAACTATATTTTTTAAAGGATGCGATGGCATGTTTTCTGCAGAACTAGATGATAGTGTTGTTCTCCATTCTGTTCAGAATCTTTACATAACTGGTTTATGTATTACTGGAGaattattttcaaatgctttgaaacgtTTCCCAGCTCTTTCCAAGCTTATCTTATCCGACTGTAAGAGCCTTGAATTTCTGCCTGTGGAGGATGGAGGACTTTCGTTACTCAGGATGCTCCAATCATTTACGAGATATGCTTGTgggaagatgttctcttggtggccCATGGGAGAAGTAGGTGGAGGAGCCCATGCCATCAAGACTTTCCCTGCTTACCTCAAGGAACTTAATATTTACTCAGACTCAAGCTTACAGTCAATGGGTCTGCTCTCAAACCTCACCTCTCTCACCAGCCTAAGCCTGGATAGGTGTCATGAATTAACAATGGATGGGTTCAATCCTCTCATCACAGTCAACCTCAAAAAGTTGGTCATAATTTCTAGGCATGAGGAACAAGTGAACATGTCTATAGTACCGGACCTGCTGTCAGAGATTGCAAGGAGCAAGCTAATGCATGCAGGTTCATTCCAGTTGGAAGAATTGGAGGTGGATAGCATCTCGGCAGTTCTTACTGCTCCCATCTGCAACCACCTTGCCGCAAGCCTCCACACATTGCAGTTCAGTTATGATCAACGGGCGACAACCTTCACGGAAGAGCAAGAGCAAGCGCTGCAGCTCCTCACCTCCCTCCAAAATCTAGAATTTGCATATTGCGAGAACCTGCAGTCCCTCCCTCAAGGGTCACGTGGCCTTTCTTCTCTCAAGATACTAAGGATCGTCAGTTGTAAGAAAATCCGATGCCTGCCACCAAAGGAGGGCCTCCCCGCTTCACTGGAAACGCTACAAGTATGGCATTGTGGTCGTGAGCTAAAACTGAAAGGAAGTGACCCATGGTTTTCTGTAGAAGTAGCAGGTAC